Proteins from one Deltaproteobacteria bacterium genomic window:
- a CDS encoding NADH:flavin oxidoreductase/NADH oxidase family protein, which translates to MSGARLGDALTLPCGQEVKNRLLKSAMSEGLGARGHLPDGRLGRLYRRWAEGGTGVLVTGNVMIDPRALGEPGNVVLEAGAPLEAFAAWAEAASADETKVWMQLNHPGKQAFPLRNPDPVAPSAIGFEGPLKKAFPVPRALEASEIREQIERFATAAALAEEAGFHGAQIHGAHGYLVSQFLSPRHNRREDEWGGSLENRMRFALEIFRAIRARVRRGFAVTIKLNSADFQRGGFSEEEALEVVARLGEEGIDLIEISGGTYEAPAMTGSRRKEPIAESTRAREAYFLDFARKAREATAAPLALTGGFRTAAVMEEALASGAIDLVGLARPLAMDPDASRKLLAGEATVPVPARVGTGLRALDTLLMFSVTYYEAQLSRMAAGKEPDPGLSPWRVAAGLLGHHGLHALRPRRARG; encoded by the coding sequence ACCTCCCCGACGGGCGGCTCGGCCGCCTCTACCGCCGATGGGCCGAGGGCGGCACCGGGGTGCTGGTCACCGGCAACGTGATGATCGATCCGCGGGCGCTGGGTGAGCCGGGCAACGTGGTGCTGGAGGCGGGCGCGCCGCTGGAGGCCTTCGCGGCCTGGGCCGAGGCGGCGAGCGCGGATGAGACGAAGGTCTGGATGCAGCTCAACCATCCGGGCAAGCAGGCCTTCCCCCTGCGCAACCCCGATCCGGTCGCGCCCTCGGCCATCGGCTTCGAGGGGCCGCTGAAGAAGGCCTTCCCGGTGCCCCGGGCGCTCGAGGCCTCGGAGATCCGCGAGCAGATCGAGCGCTTCGCCACCGCCGCGGCGCTGGCCGAGGAGGCAGGCTTCCACGGCGCGCAGATCCACGGCGCCCACGGCTACCTCGTCAGTCAGTTCCTCTCGCCCCGCCACAACCGGCGGGAGGACGAGTGGGGCGGCTCGCTCGAGAACCGGATGCGCTTCGCGCTGGAGATCTTCCGCGCGATCCGCGCGCGGGTGCGGCGCGGCTTCGCCGTGACCATCAAGCTGAACTCGGCCGACTTCCAGCGCGGCGGCTTCAGCGAGGAAGAGGCCCTGGAGGTCGTCGCCCGCCTGGGCGAGGAGGGCATCGATCTCATCGAGATCTCCGGCGGCACCTACGAGGCGCCGGCGATGACCGGCTCCCGCCGCAAGGAGCCGATCGCCGAGAGCACGCGGGCCCGGGAGGCCTACTTCCTCGACTTCGCCCGGAAGGCCCGCGAGGCCACCGCCGCGCCGCTCGCCCTCACGGGGGGCTTTCGCACCGCGGCGGTGATGGAGGAGGCCCTCGCCTCGGGAGCCATCGATCTCGTCGGCCTGGCGCGCCCCCTGGCCATGGATCCCGACGCCTCGAGGAAGCTCCTCGCGGGGGAGGCGACCGTGCCGGTCCCGGCCCGGGTCGGCACCGGCCTGCGCGCCCTCGACACCCTCCTGATGTTCTCCGTCACCTACTACGAGGCGCAGCTCTCCCGGATGGCCGCGGGCAAGGAGCCCGACCCCGGGCTCTCCCCCTGGCGGGTCGCCGCCGGCCTGCTCGGCCACCACGGCCTCCACGCCCTGCGCCCCCGCCGCGCCCGCGGATGA
- a CDS encoding DUF2199 domain-containing protein, with the protein MRCETCGEEHALLDPAFRRPDAVVLMPPGERAERVKEDDDLCAIRAAEKGKRHWYYVRCVLPVRIHDRDEVLMWGIWAEVSEEDFERVVDHWEDPAQERLPAMEAKLANTIPGYPPTVGLPVHLRLTGPATRPELVIAPEADHPFATLLREGVDAHTVAGWMATMGGEGRGGG; encoded by the coding sequence ATGAGGTGTGAGACCTGCGGCGAGGAGCACGCCCTGCTGGACCCCGCCTTCCGGCGTCCCGACGCGGTGGTGCTGATGCCCCCCGGCGAGCGCGCCGAGCGGGTGAAGGAGGACGACGACCTCTGCGCCATCCGGGCCGCCGAGAAGGGGAAGCGGCACTGGTACTACGTGCGCTGCGTCCTGCCGGTGCGGATCCACGACCGGGACGAGGTCCTGATGTGGGGGATCTGGGCGGAGGTCTCGGAGGAGGACTTCGAGCGCGTGGTGGATCACTGGGAGGACCCGGCGCAGGAGCGGCTGCCGGCGATGGAGGCGAAGCTCGCCAACACCATCCCCGGCTACCCCCCCACGGTGGGGCTGCCGGTGCACCTGCGGCTGACCGGGCCGGCCACCCGGCCCGAGCTCGTCATCGCCCCGGAGGCCGATCACCCCTTCGCCACCCTCCTGCGGGAGGGGGTCGACGCCCACACCGTCGCCGGCTGGATGGCGACGATGGGCGGCGAGGGGAGGGGCGGCGGCTGA